In one Watersipora subatra chromosome 6, tzWatSuba1.1, whole genome shotgun sequence genomic region, the following are encoded:
- the LOC137398728 gene encoding uncharacterized protein isoform X1 — protein MDDSTRGRCLQDLLNQTTDQEETHQLVTTADKSLPSARQQQLPPPEISALPLSQYFRMNKPNFSLQTGESVPHSNGSRHHSVDGGIQNPPSHHKGTSNIKTNGNYKEFSKGWNTSKCGSSGSHVFSSPTFYSLFPLASTDRITWLKDDQNASECERDEPLQAINNLAYHQGAYGQMFNSKLNPDIDVSEHAPPFQIVPKLNPDIDASEHAPPFQSVPLYQKPPSYEAAFPISPSEPAERDNKKN, from the exons ATGGATGACAGTACCCGTGGGCGGTGTCTACAAGATTTGCTCAATCAGACAACAGATCAAG aaGAAACTCACCAACTTGTTACAACTGCTGACAAAAGTCTCCCATCAGCTCGGCAACAACAGCTGCCACCGCCTGAAATTTCTGCCCTTCCTTTGTCTCAATATTTTCGAATGAATAAACCAAATTTTTCGCTGCAAACTGGAGAGAGTGTACCACACAGTAATGGAAGTAGACACCACAGTGTTGATGGTGGCATTCAAAATCCACCTTCTCATCATAAAGGAACTAGCAACATAAAGACAAATGGCAATTATAAAGAGTTTAGTAAAGGTTGGAACACGTCTAAATGTGGTAGTAGTGGTTCTCATGTTTTTTCTAGTCCAACTTTTTATTCACTTTTTCCTTTGGCTTCTACAGATAGAATCACTTGGCTTAAAGATGATCAGAACGCATCAGAATGTGAAAGAGATGAACCTCTACAAGCCATCAACAATCTAGCATATCATCAGGGTGCTTATGGTCAAATGTTCAACTCAAAACTAAATCCAGATATAGATGTTTCAGAGCATGCACCTCCATTTCAAATTGTTCCAAAGCTAAATCCAGATATAGATGCTTCAGAGCATGCACCTCCATTTCAGAGTGTTCCATTGTACCAGAAGCCTCCGTCTTATGAAGCagcatttccaatttcaccatCTGAACCAGCTGAAAGAGATAACAAGAAAAACTAG
- the LOC137398728 gene encoding uncharacterized protein isoform X2, producing the protein MDDSTRGRCLQDLLNQTTDQEETHQLVTTADKSLPSARQQQLPPPEISALPLSQYFRMNKPNFSLQTGESVPHSNGSRHHSVDGGIQNPPSHHKGTSNIKTNGNYKEFSKDRITWLKDDQNASECERDEPLQAINNLAYHQGAYGQMFNSKLNPDIDVSEHAPPFQIVPKLNPDIDASEHAPPFQSVPLYQKPPSYEAAFPISPSEPAERDNKKN; encoded by the exons ATGGATGACAGTACCCGTGGGCGGTGTCTACAAGATTTGCTCAATCAGACAACAGATCAAG aaGAAACTCACCAACTTGTTACAACTGCTGACAAAAGTCTCCCATCAGCTCGGCAACAACAGCTGCCACCGCCTGAAATTTCTGCCCTTCCTTTGTCTCAATATTTTCGAATGAATAAACCAAATTTTTCGCTGCAAACTGGAGAGAGTGTACCACACAGTAATGGAAGTAGACACCACAGTGTTGATGGTGGCATTCAAAATCCACCTTCTCATCATAAAGGAACTAGCAACATAAAGACAAATGGCAATTATAAAGAGTTTAGTAAAG ATAGAATCACTTGGCTTAAAGATGATCAGAACGCATCAGAATGTGAAAGAGATGAACCTCTACAAGCCATCAACAATCTAGCATATCATCAGGGTGCTTATGGTCAAATGTTCAACTCAAAACTAAATCCAGATATAGATGTTTCAGAGCATGCACCTCCATTTCAAATTGTTCCAAAGCTAAATCCAGATATAGATGCTTCAGAGCATGCACCTCCATTTCAGAGTGTTCCATTGTACCAGAAGCCTCCGTCTTATGAAGCagcatttccaatttcaccatCTGAACCAGCTGAAAGAGATAACAAGAAAAACTAG